The Endozoicomonas montiporae CL-33 genome contains a region encoding:
- a CDS encoding ogr/Delta-like zinc finger family protein, with translation MSVRTKCNRCNDLATIQDSVEESADFKVLYCTCNNPECGHTFAVHQTFSHTLSPSRLDFDPAMMEKIQRMSRVQQQELFSAISKSRD, from the coding sequence ATGAGTGTTCGGACAAAGTGCAACCGGTGCAATGACCTGGCAACGATACAGGATAGCGTGGAAGAGTCAGCAGATTTTAAGGTGTTGTACTGCACCTGTAACAATCCGGAGTGTGGTCATACCTTTGCCGTTCACCAGACTTTTAGCCATACACTGTCGCCTTCCAGGCTGGACTTTGATCCGGCCATGATGGAGAAAATTCAGCGGATGAGCCGGGTGCAGCAGCAGGAGCTTTTTTCAGCCATAAGTAAAAGCCGGGATTAA
- a CDS encoding toxin-antitoxin system HicB family antitoxin encodes MQERNYDQMHIRLAKSLKQRVEQAAEREERSLNSWVVLAIKEKLKRDKTQQNTD; translated from the coding sequence ATGCAGGAGCGTAACTATGACCAGATGCACATACGTCTGGCGAAGTCATTAAAACAGCGGGTTGAGCAAGCGGCAGAACGCGAGGAGCGCAGTCTCAACAGCTGGGTTGTTTTAGCCATCAAGGAGAAGTTGAAGCGTGACAAGACTCAACAAAACACAGACTGA
- a CDS encoding phage portal protein: MSRKNTRRGRKNKQTVNTSNTEYDTNNTDCNSDNTEQLPHNPEMGDVSAFTFGDPEPVLDGHFNDYAGVFLDHNGEYYQPPVSLQGLARLLRANAYHGPILEFKTNVVMRGFEGSEVLKRRVMYAAATDYNVFLNCYFQRIRNGFGETVDVRHLPAINMRKLKEPGRYGMLNRRGQLIKFRLGEVVHIKNYDVNQTIYGVPWYLGAIQSMLLNEDATLFRRKYYLNGAHVGYIFYSSSAGLSGDDQKSIKQAIKGSRGLGNFRNMFLHIPNGREKDIQILPVGDFSTKDELEKIKNISRDDIIAAHRQPAALAAVLPSGNSNFGDISKVDPIYEKNEIIPIREQLETINDWLPEWGRVSFSSPLLES, from the coding sequence ATGAGCAGGAAAAATACCCGCAGAGGGCGAAAAAACAAACAAACCGTCAATACCAGTAATACCGAATACGATACTAATAATACTGATTGCAATAGTGATAATACTGAACAGTTACCCCATAACCCGGAAATGGGCGATGTCTCCGCATTTACCTTCGGCGATCCGGAGCCAGTGCTGGATGGTCACTTCAATGACTATGCCGGGGTCTTCCTTGACCATAACGGGGAATACTATCAGCCTCCGGTATCCCTGCAGGGACTGGCGCGACTCTTGCGAGCTAATGCCTACCATGGCCCGATTCTGGAATTTAAAACCAATGTGGTGATGCGCGGCTTTGAAGGCTCGGAAGTGTTGAAACGTCGTGTAATGTATGCAGCCGCCACCGATTACAACGTGTTTCTAAACTGCTATTTCCAGCGGATCCGCAATGGCTTTGGTGAGACGGTGGATGTGCGACACCTGCCAGCCATAAATATGCGGAAGCTGAAAGAGCCAGGGCGCTATGGAATGCTGAATCGCAGAGGCCAGCTGATCAAGTTCCGGCTGGGTGAAGTGGTGCATATTAAAAACTACGATGTGAACCAGACTATTTATGGAGTGCCCTGGTACCTGGGGGCGATCCAGTCCATGTTGCTGAATGAAGACGCTACCCTGTTCCGGCGCAAGTATTACCTGAATGGTGCCCATGTGGGCTATATCTTTTACAGCTCCAGTGCAGGCCTGTCTGGCGATGATCAAAAGTCTATTAAACAGGCGATCAAAGGCTCCAGGGGGCTGGGTAATTTCCGCAATATGTTCCTGCATATCCCCAACGGCAGGGAGAAGGATATCCAGATCCTGCCGGTAGGTGACTTCAGCACCAAGGATGAGCTGGAAAAAATCAAGAATATTTCAAGGGATGACATTATCGCTGCCCACCGACAACCAGCGGCACTGGCGGCAGTCCTTCCTTCGGGTAACTCCAACTTTGGCGACATCTCCAAGGTGGATCCCATCTACGAGAAAAACGAAATTATCCCGATTCGGGAACAGCTGGAGACTATTAATGATTGGCTGCCGGAATGGGGTCGGGTCTCTTTTTCTTCTCCTTTACTTGAATCGTAA
- a CDS encoding Arc family DNA-binding protein: MSRSYPQFHLRISPALDERVRTSANKNGLSVNAELLRRIQLSFDLENILEGMPGEFESLHAKVDFILKVIDTTPHSEN, translated from the coding sequence TTGAGCCGTTCTTACCCGCAGTTTCACTTGCGGATTTCCCCTGCTCTGGATGAGAGGGTGCGAACATCAGCTAATAAAAACGGGCTTTCCGTTAATGCCGAATTACTGCGACGCATCCAGTTATCGTTTGACCTGGAGAACATTCTCGAAGGAATGCCGGGCGAATTTGAATCCTTACACGCAAAGGTCGATTTCATACTTAAAGTCATCGATACGACTCCTCATAGCGAAAATTGA
- a CDS encoding DUF7673 family protein — translation MGTQMKQLNQPVTAVQYFNSVAALVKVAQLDTSGSRAAAQVLLSAYNGSEWQLNVTDLCHLDQLNMFHAMTVIQGRASLMREPQEGIENGDDIFMDLWKRWERYNINNRHLRTCRECYGTGEVYANHDDENDYTTKTCPYCGGKGYC, via the coding sequence ATGGGAACTCAAATGAAGCAGCTGAACCAGCCAGTCACCGCAGTGCAATACTTCAACTCCGTTGCTGCCCTGGTAAAAGTCGCGCAGCTGGACACTTCCGGCTCCCGCGCCGCAGCACAGGTTCTGTTAAGTGCCTATAACGGCTCGGAATGGCAGCTGAACGTAACCGACCTTTGTCATCTGGATCAGCTAAATATGTTTCACGCCATGACGGTTATACAGGGTCGGGCGAGTTTGATGCGTGAACCACAGGAAGGTATCGAAAACGGTGATGACATTTTTATGGATCTCTGGAAGCGGTGGGAGCGTTACAACATCAACAACCGTCACCTGAGAACTTGCCGGGAGTGTTATGGCACTGGGGAAGTGTACGCGAACCATGATGATGAAAATGATTACACCACCAAAACATGCCCATACTGCGGGGGCAAGGGCTACTGCTAA